One Canis aureus isolate CA01 chromosome 35, VMU_Caureus_v.1.0, whole genome shotgun sequence genomic region harbors:
- the SLC51A gene encoding organic solute transporter subunit alpha isoform X2, translating into MAFLKVTSISTVIVLFFNMALGPEEIALTIIMTLFTLGSVVIFLEDAVYLYKNTRCPIKRRTLLWGSSAPTVVSVFCCFGLWIPRSLMLVEMAITSFYSVCFYLMMMAMVEGFGGKEAVLRTLKDTPMMIHTGPCCCCCPCCPPLMLTRKKLQLLMLGPFQYAFFKITLSLVGLFLIPDGIYDPADISEGSTALWINTVLGVSTLLALWALAIIFHQAKMHLGEQNMGAKFALFQTLLILTALQPSIFSVLASSGQIACSPPFSSKIRSQVMNCHLLVLETFLMTVLTRVYYRRKDSKVGYEPFSSSDLDLTSKSKIDGLDIERDSTH; encoded by the exons CACTGGGCCCTGAGGAAATTGCCCTGACCATCATTATGACTTTGTTCACCCTGGGCTCGGTCGTCATCTTCCTGGAGGATGCTGTCTACCTATACAAGAATACCCGTTGCCCCATCAAGAGGAGGACTCTGCTCTGGGGCAGCTCTGCACCCACG GTGGTGTCTGTGTTCTGCTGTTTTGGTCTCTGGATCCCTCGTTCCCTCATGCTCGTGGAAATGGCCATAACCTC GTTTTACTCGGTATGCTTTTACTTGATGATGATGGCCATGGTGGAAGGCTTTGGTGGGAAGGAGGCAGTACTGAGGACACTGAAGGACACTCCAATGATGATCCACACAGGtccctgctgctgctgttgcccctgctgccctccactcatgctcaccAG gAAAAAGCTTCAGCTGCTGATGTTAGGCCCATTCCAGTATGCCTTCTTCAAGATAACACTGAGCCTGGTGGGCCTGTTTCTCATCCCCGATGGCATCTATGACCCAGCAGAT ATTTCGGAGGGGAGCACAGCTCTGTGGATCAATACTGTGCTTGGTGTGTCCACCCTGTTGGCTCTCTGGGCCCTGGCCATCATTTTCCATCAAGCCAAGATGCACCTGGGCGAGCAGAATATGGGAGCCAAATTTGCCCTCTTTCAG ACGCTCCTCATCCTGACTGCTCTGCAGCCATCCATCTTCTCCGTCTTGGCCAGCAGCGGGCAGATTGCTTGTTCACCtcccttttcttctaaaatcaggTCTCAAG TGATGAACTGCCACCTGCTCGTACTGGAGACTTTTCTAATGACTGTGCTGACACGTGTGTACTACCGAAGGAAAGACAGTAAGGTTGGATATGAGCCTTTCTCTTCCTCAGACCTGGATTTGACCTCAAAGTCCAAGATAGATGGTTTGGACATTGAAAGAGACTCTACACATTAA
- the SLC51A gene encoding organic solute transporter subunit alpha isoform X3, which yields MTLFTLGSVVIFLEDAVYLYKNTRCPIKRRTLLWGSSAPTVVSVFCCFGLWIPRSLMLVEMAITSFYSVCFYLMMMAMVEGFGGKEAVLRTLKDTPMMIHTGPCCCCCPCCPPLMLTRKKLQLLMLGPFQYAFFKITLSLVGLFLIPDGIYDPADISEGSTALWINTVLGVSTLLALWALAIIFHQAKMHLGEQNMGAKFALFQTLLILTALQPSIFSVLASSGQIACSPPFSSKIRSQVMNCHLLVLETFLMTVLTRVYYRRKDSKVGYEPFSSSDLDLTSKSKIDGLDIERDSTH from the exons ATGACTTTGTTCACCCTGGGCTCGGTCGTCATCTTCCTGGAGGATGCTGTCTACCTATACAAGAATACCCGTTGCCCCATCAAGAGGAGGACTCTGCTCTGGGGCAGCTCTGCACCCACG GTGGTGTCTGTGTTCTGCTGTTTTGGTCTCTGGATCCCTCGTTCCCTCATGCTCGTGGAAATGGCCATAACCTC GTTTTACTCGGTATGCTTTTACTTGATGATGATGGCCATGGTGGAAGGCTTTGGTGGGAAGGAGGCAGTACTGAGGACACTGAAGGACACTCCAATGATGATCCACACAGGtccctgctgctgctgttgcccctgctgccctccactcatgctcaccAG gAAAAAGCTTCAGCTGCTGATGTTAGGCCCATTCCAGTATGCCTTCTTCAAGATAACACTGAGCCTGGTGGGCCTGTTTCTCATCCCCGATGGCATCTATGACCCAGCAGAT ATTTCGGAGGGGAGCACAGCTCTGTGGATCAATACTGTGCTTGGTGTGTCCACCCTGTTGGCTCTCTGGGCCCTGGCCATCATTTTCCATCAAGCCAAGATGCACCTGGGCGAGCAGAATATGGGAGCCAAATTTGCCCTCTTTCAG ACGCTCCTCATCCTGACTGCTCTGCAGCCATCCATCTTCTCCGTCTTGGCCAGCAGCGGGCAGATTGCTTGTTCACCtcccttttcttctaaaatcaggTCTCAAG TGATGAACTGCCACCTGCTCGTACTGGAGACTTTTCTAATGACTGTGCTGACACGTGTGTACTACCGAAGGAAAGACAGTAAGGTTGGATATGAGCCTTTCTCTTCCTCAGACCTGGATTTGACCTCAAAGTCCAAGATAGATGGTTTGGACATTGAAAGAGACTCTACACATTAA